The Bdellovibrionota bacterium genome segment CCGAGCGTGGGAACGAGAAACCCGCGGGTCATCCAAAACCACGTGGTTCTCCGGCATTCTCCCGATGTAGGTTACTTCCGTTTCCAACCGAATCGTCCGGATCTTCTTTCCTCCGAAAGAAACTTCGACGGCGAAGGGAGATTTTCCGGCTTGATCGTCGGCAACCACTCCCCAAACATCTCCACCAGCCGGCTTCATCGTCATCGGGACCCAGTTTACGTCACCTAGGGATAAAGGGGAACCGGAT includes the following:
- a CDS encoding FHA domain-containing protein; amino-acid sequence: MTMKPAGGDVWGVVADDQAGKSPFAVEVSFGGKKIRTIRLETEVTYIGRMPENHVVLDDPRVSRSHAR